The Pedobacter roseus genome contains a region encoding:
- a CDS encoding TonB-dependent receptor produces the protein MAKNLLMAVLLLLCCTYNAALAQTTQASISGIITDQQKKPIPGVSVQIRNNSTGFTTKSSTNAQGEYTFKELPLGGPYSVKAIYVGFGEQTRNGYMLNLGDVVRVNINMQEASQDLEAVQVVASGLRNKVQNFGASTEISAKTMNQLPVNGRNFSNLMDLSPLSRGGGISGQLGSSTNYTIDGMNAKNPTSAGATTSRSGAPYSISMEAVREFKVVTNQYDVTLGRAGGGTVTAVTKSGTNTVSGSAFIYGRADWLASRYDIRGIKRDNDFSTYQYGFTLGGPIIKDKLHYFVGLDHQKDSRPLIIADINGPADEARFRITNSTLANFLSIAQTKYGVANSQQYGSFAKKRGSDAAFARLDWQIDEKNLLTVRDNYTNDRNPLGLADNTAINFYESYGNDKNVDNSLLATLRSTISSKITNELKVQHLYTFQASTQNDQLAYAIPRAIVSNVPSTLSDGTSAATAIQIGGHRFGQEGFTNNVVQLVDNFYYNTDKVKYTFGVDLQYTRAKSLYGSEVNGRFEYTNTGTTISSVQNFNNLIANRFYREVPLVADPTVMANIWNTAIYGQMQTKLAKGLEFIGGLRIDYSSYPKSPLNQQLFDALGVRTDHELKQFLVQPRIQFNWDINENRTDFVRFGAGIFGSDVNNYVTINNLTFDGKHLATVDVFGADVPTPNFIGYRNGTVATPSLSSLQLPTINTYAEDAKIPVVYKANLSYSKLITDKLKVGITGYATLGRNNYMYVDRNMVATPFFTLPNEDNRGVFVPTVNASNGVADWKTGRINDKFGRVLELNSKGKVNQFAVVLDATWNYFKDGEISASYTWNDTKDNTSFNGNVANSATLSLPVKDDPRDLSNMSYSDNQFRSKVVIYGTSPSFYGFRFGVRYSGIGGTRYSLLAGGNINGDFVATNDLAYVFDRNNTNVPANIRTGLQALLDNPDASQSLKDYINKYSGHIAQRNGGINDFFGIVDLRLSYKLKIYKTHNLEFSGDVFNFANLLNKKWGVNETLGSQALYAVSGFDNTNKAYTYRVNNSGVVTPSGNPWQMQIGIRYGF, from the coding sequence ATGGCGAAAAATTTACTAATGGCAGTGTTGTTACTGCTGTGCTGCACCTATAATGCAGCCCTGGCGCAAACTACACAGGCATCAATTTCGGGTATTATTACCGATCAGCAAAAGAAACCCATTCCTGGTGTTTCCGTACAGATCCGGAACAATTCAACCGGTTTTACCACTAAAAGCTCTACCAATGCACAGGGAGAGTATACTTTTAAAGAGCTTCCATTGGGCGGTCCTTACTCGGTAAAAGCCATTTATGTGGGTTTTGGAGAGCAAACCAGAAATGGCTATATGCTAAACCTTGGAGATGTGGTAAGGGTGAACATTAACATGCAGGAAGCTTCACAAGATTTAGAGGCTGTTCAGGTTGTAGCTTCAGGTTTAAGGAACAAAGTGCAGAATTTTGGTGCCTCGACCGAAATTTCGGCGAAAACCATGAATCAGTTACCTGTTAACGGACGTAATTTCTCCAACTTAATGGATTTATCACCATTAAGCCGTGGCGGAGGTATCTCAGGACAGCTAGGTTCGTCTACCAATTACACCATTGATGGTATGAATGCAAAAAATCCTACTTCAGCAGGTGCAACCACCAGCCGTAGCGGTGCTCCGTATTCTATTTCTATGGAAGCTGTTCGTGAGTTTAAGGTTGTAACCAATCAATATGATGTTACGCTAGGCAGAGCTGGTGGAGGTACCGTAACGGCGGTAACGAAATCAGGAACTAATACTGTAAGCGGTAGCGCTTTTATTTATGGTCGTGCCGATTGGTTGGCTAGCCGTTATGATATCAGGGGTATTAAACGTGATAATGATTTCTCTACCTATCAATATGGTTTTACTTTGGGCGGCCCGATCATCAAAGATAAACTTCACTATTTTGTAGGTTTAGATCATCAAAAAGATTCGCGCCCACTAATTATTGCTGATATAAATGGTCCTGCTGATGAGGCAAGATTTAGGATTACAAATTCTACTTTAGCAAATTTCCTATCCATCGCACAAACTAAATATGGAGTAGCAAACTCGCAACAATACGGATCATTTGCAAAGAAACGTGGTTCTGATGCTGCATTTGCCCGTTTAGATTGGCAGATAGACGAGAAGAATTTATTAACTGTACGCGATAATTATACTAATGATCGAAACCCTTTAGGTTTGGCCGATAATACTGCCATTAACTTTTACGAAAGTTATGGTAATGATAAAAACGTAGATAACAGTTTATTGGCAACGCTACGTTCGACCATTAGCAGCAAAATTACCAACGAACTAAAAGTACAGCACTTATATACTTTTCAGGCAAGTACACAAAACGACCAACTAGCTTATGCTATCCCAAGGGCTATTGTAAGCAATGTACCATCTACGCTTTCTGATGGTACTTCTGCAGCGACTGCGATCCAAATTGGTGGGCACCGTTTTGGTCAGGAAGGTTTCACGAACAATGTTGTTCAATTGGTAGATAATTTCTATTACAACACTGATAAAGTGAAATATACTTTTGGTGTTGACTTACAATATACCCGCGCCAAATCGCTTTATGGAAGTGAAGTAAACGGTCGTTTCGAATATACAAATACTGGAACTACCATCTCTTCAGTACAAAATTTCAACAATTTAATCGCGAATAGATTTTACCGCGAGGTACCATTGGTAGCAGATCCTACTGTTATGGCCAATATTTGGAATACTGCAATATATGGCCAGATGCAAACTAAACTAGCAAAAGGTCTGGAATTTATAGGTGGCTTACGTATAGATTACAGTTCATATCCAAAATCGCCGCTTAACCAACAATTATTTGATGCATTGGGCGTAAGAACAGATCACGAACTAAAGCAATTTTTGGTTCAGCCAAGAATCCAGTTTAACTGGGATATTAACGAAAACAGAACTGACTTTGTCCGTTTTGGAGCCGGTATATTTGGATCTGACGTTAACAACTACGTAACCATTAACAACTTAACGTTTGACGGAAAACACTTAGCTACTGTTGATGTTTTTGGTGCTGATGTACCAACGCCTAACTTTATCGGTTACAGAAATGGTACTGTTGCTACGCCAAGCCTTTCATCGCTTCAGTTGCCTACCATTAATACTTATGCAGAAGATGCCAAAATCCCGGTAGTTTATAAAGCAAACTTATCTTACAGTAAATTAATTACCGATAAATTAAAAGTAGGTATTACAGGTTACGCAACTTTAGGCCGCAACAATTATATGTATGTAGATCGAAATATGGTTGCCACCCCTTTCTTTACCCTGCCTAACGAGGATAACAGAGGTGTTTTTGTGCCAACTGTTAATGCAAGTAATGGTGTCGCTGATTGGAAAACAGGTCGTATAAACGATAAATTTGGCCGTGTCTTAGAACTAAACAGTAAAGGAAAAGTTAATCAGTTTGCCGTTGTTTTAGATGCAACCTGGAATTACTTTAAGGATGGAGAAATTTCGGCAAGTTATACCTGGAATGATACAAAAGATAATACCTCATTTAATGGTAACGTTGCAAACTCAGCAACCTTATCGCTACCAGTTAAAGATGACCCAAGAGATTTGAGCAATATGTCTTATTCTGATAATCAATTCAGAAGCAAGGTTGTTATTTATGGTACATCTCCAAGTTTTTATGGTTTTAGATTTGGGGTTCGCTACTCTGGTATTGGTGGTACACGTTATAGTCTATTGGCTGGTGGTAATATTAATGGAGATTTTGTTGCGACTAACGATTTAGCCTACGTTTTCGATCGAAATAACACAAACGTTCCTGCAAACATCCGTACCGGATTACAGGCTTTGTTGGATAATCCTGATGCAAGTCAGAGCTTAAAAGATTATATCAATAAGTATTCAGGGCACATTGCACAACGTAATGGAGGCATTAACGATTTCTTTGGTATAGTAGATTTAAGGTTAAGCTATAAACTAAAAATATATAAAACCCATAATCTCGAATTCTCCGGAGATGTATTCAATTTCGCCAATTTATTGAACAAGAAATGGGGCGTAAACGAAACTTTAGGATCGCAGGCACTATACGCAGTATCAGGTTTTGATAACACAAACAAAGCCTATACTTATCGTGTAAATAATTCTGGTGTTGTTACTCCATCAGGTAATCCATGGCAAATGCAGATTGGTATTCGTTACGGTTTTTAA